The DNA sequence CTCGATGGCGTCGCCGCCGAATTCGCCGGGCGGCAGGCTGATGTTGTGGACGACGAGCAGCGTCGGCACCGCACCCGCCGGCCGCGCCTCGAAGTTCGGCGAGCGCGCATGGCGCGCTTCGCGCACCCAGCCGTCCGCGTCGACCGACAACCGTACTGCGTCGCTCATCGTGCGCCGCTCATCGTGCATCGGTGTCGCTCGCGCGGGCGCGATGGCGCTGCGCATGCTCGGCGCTGCAGAAGTATTCGCCGCCCCCCGCGACCGCATCGCCCTTCGGCGCATGCACGCCGCACTCGGCGCAGCGCACCATCGGCTCGGGCAGCGAGCGCGTGTCGGCGCCCGGGCCTGCCTGGCCGCCGCCGTAGCCGGCGCCGCGGCCGGTGCGCGCGTGCGCGTGATCCTGGGCCTGGCGCAGCTTGCGCGCGAGCCACGAGCCCGCGAAGAAAAGAAGGATCAGGAGGAGAATCTGTCGCATCGGTAACCTGCGTTCAAACCACGGAACGGTGCAGCAGCACCTCGAAAACGAACCGGCTGCCGACATACGCGAGCAGCAGCGCGCCAAACGACACGAGCACCCAGCGCGCGGCGCCGCGCCCGCGCCATCCGGACGTCTTGTGCGCGACCAGCAGGCCGCCGAACATCAGCCACGACAGCACCGCGAACACGGTCTTGTGGTCGAGCCGCATCGCTCGCGCATCGATCTGCTCGCTGAACAGAATGCCCGACGCGAGCGTCAGCGTAAGCAGCACGAAGCCGGCGCCGATCAGGCGGAACAGCAGCTTCTCGAGCGTGAGCAGCGGCGGCAGCGTTTCGAGCCAGCTCGCGATCCAGCCGGTCGAGCCGTCGCGCCCGCCGTTGCGCAGCGATTGCAGGCGCCGCTCGACCATCAGCATCAGGATCGCGTGCAGCGCGGCGATCGCGAACAGCCCGTACGCGATGTTGGCGATCAGGAAGTGCAGCTTGAACAGCGGCGCTGCGGCATAAGGCAGCACCCGCACGCCGCCGAACACGAGCGGCAGCAGCGACGCGCCGCAGGCGAGCGGCAGCACCAGCAGGCGCAGGCTGTCGAGCGGGAAGAAGAAGCTCTCGATCCAGTAGATGCCGGCGCCGAGCCAGAACATCGCGGACAGCGCGAACGCGAAGCCGAAGACCATCGCGTCGTGCGGGAAGATCGTCATGTGCAGCAGCACGCCGTGCGCGACGAGCGCGGCAAGCAGCAGCGCGCGGCCGGCGGCGCTCATCCCCGAGGCGGCGGACGCCGGAACCGGCACGGCCGGCACGCTCGCGACGAGCGGCGCGGCGGCCTGACGGTGCGTGCGCCAGCCTGCGACGGCCAGGCCGCCGTACAGGAACGCGGTGAGGGCATACAGTACAATATCCATGTTCGAAGTTTACACTAGGCCCCCTCCTCGCGACGGTCCGTTCATCCGGTTTCCGTCGCGCCTTCGGGCCCCCACTGTCCAACGCTCCCCATGCTCGACAATCTCACTCAACGGATGGCGCGCGTCGTCAAGACGCTGCGCGGCGAAGCCCGGCTTACCGAGGCGAACACCCAGGAGATGCTCCGCGAGGTGCGTCTCGCGCTGCTGGAGGCCGACGTCGCGCTGCCCGTCGTCCGCGAATTCATCGCCAAGGTCAAGGAAAAGGCGCTCGGCGAGGAAGTGATCAGCAGCCTGTCGCCGGGGCAGGCGCTCGTCGGCGTGGTCCAGAAGGAACTCACCGCCGTGATCGGCGGCGACTACGAAGGCAAGGCCGCCGAGCTGAACCTCGCCGTCACGCCGCCCGCCGTGATCCTGATGGCCGGCCTGCAAGGCGCCGGCAAGACCACGACCGTCGGCAAGCTCGCGAAGCTGCTGCGCGAGAAGTACAAGAAGAAGGTGCTGACCGTCTCGTGCGACGTCTATCGCCCGGCCGCGATCATGCAGTTGAAAACGGTGAGCGAACAGGTCGGCGCCGATTTCTTCCCGTCGACGCCGGACCAGAAGCCCGTCGACATCGCGCTTGCCGCCGTCGACTGGGCGAAGCGCCACTACCATGACGTGCTGATCGTCGACACGGCCGGCCGTCTCGGTATCGACGAAGCGATGATGCAGGAGATCGCCGCGCTGCACGGCGTGCTGAAGCCGGCCGAAACGCTGTTCGTCGTCGACGCGATGCTCGGCCAGGACGCCGTCAACACCGCGAAGGCGTTCAACGACACGCTGCCGCTCACGGGCGTCGTGCTCACCAAGCTCGACGGCGATTCGCGCGGCGGCGCCGCGCTGTCGGTGCGTCACGTGA is a window from the Burkholderia vietnamiensis LMG 10929 genome containing:
- a CDS encoding PP0621 family protein translates to MRQILLLILLFFAGSWLARKLRQAQDHAHARTGRGAGYGGGQAGPGADTRSLPEPMVRCAECGVHAPKGDAVAGGGEYFCSAEHAQRHRARASDTDAR
- a CDS encoding cytochrome C assembly family protein codes for the protein MDIVLYALTAFLYGGLAVAGWRTHRQAAAPLVASVPAVPVPASAASGMSAAGRALLLAALVAHGVLLHMTIFPHDAMVFGFAFALSAMFWLGAGIYWIESFFFPLDSLRLLVLPLACGASLLPLVFGGVRVLPYAAAPLFKLHFLIANIAYGLFAIAALHAILMLMVERRLQSLRNGGRDGSTGWIASWLETLPPLLTLEKLLFRLIGAGFVLLTLTLASGILFSEQIDARAMRLDHKTVFAVLSWLMFGGLLVAHKTSGWRGRGAARWVLVSFGALLLAYVGSRFVFEVLLHRSVV
- the ffh gene encoding signal recognition particle protein, with the protein product MLDNLTQRMARVVKTLRGEARLTEANTQEMLREVRLALLEADVALPVVREFIAKVKEKALGEEVISSLSPGQALVGVVQKELTAVIGGDYEGKAAELNLAVTPPAVILMAGLQGAGKTTTVGKLAKLLREKYKKKVLTVSCDVYRPAAIMQLKTVSEQVGADFFPSTPDQKPVDIALAAVDWAKRHYHDVLIVDTAGRLGIDEAMMQEIAALHGVLKPAETLFVVDAMLGQDAVNTAKAFNDTLPLTGVVLTKLDGDSRGGAALSVRHVTGKPIKFVGVAEKLDGLEVFHPDRMANRILGMGDILALVEEAQRGVDVQAAQKLADKVKKGGDFDLNDFRAQISQMKNMGGLSSLMDKLPAQFQQAAAGADMGQAEKSIRRMEGIINSMTPAERAKPEIIKATRKRRIAAGAGVPVQEVNRMLNQYDQMRTMMKKLKGGNMHKMMRGLKGMMPGMR